In Campylobacter vicugnae, a genomic segment contains:
- a CDS encoding HyaD/HybD family hydrogenase maturation endopeptidase has protein sequence MRVLILGVGNVMFADEGVGVHFIKMIENNFKFNSKEHSLKFVDGGTLANHLTPIMADSDYLIVVDCIDADGGQIGDVYFFDFDDMPKSINWSGSAHEVEMLQTIEMMDLVGDRPQTKIIGVVPRRIVPMSFELSDEIKKSTNLMEKIILKELSNLGFSYERIDDKGVQDMADEWKKEQF, from the coding sequence ATGCGTGTTTTAATCCTAGGAGTAGGAAATGTAATGTTCGCCGACGAAGGTGTCGGCGTTCATTTTATTAAGATGATTGAGAATAACTTTAAATTTAACTCCAAAGAACATAGTTTAAAATTTGTAGATGGTGGCACTTTAGCAAATCATCTAACTCCAATAATGGCTGATAGTGATTACTTAATAGTAGTTGATTGTATTGATGCTGATGGTGGGCAGATAGGAGATGTATATTTCTTTGATTTTGATGATATGCCAAAGAGCATTAATTGGTCTGGGTCAGCACACGAAGTAGAGATGCTTCAAACTATTGAAATGATGGATTTAGTAGGTGATAGACCACAAACTAAAATAATAGGTGTAGTACCTAGAAGAATTGTTCCAATGAGTTTTGAGCTTAGCGATGAGATTAAAAAATCTACAAATTTAATGGAAAAGATAATATTAAAAGAACTTTCAAATTTAGGCTTTAGCTATGAAAGGATAGATGATAAAGGTGTGCAAGATATGGCTGATGAGTGGAAAAAGGAGCAATTTTGA
- the cybH gene encoding Ni/Fe-hydrogenase, b-type cytochrome subunit yields the protein MKSSKKHIAEYEFSIGLRLTHWIRAIAIVVLSVSGFYLAYVFVSPVITGEPINFMNAKWRAVHQVAGFILIGCFIFKFYLFFFDKQSHIERVSVKDFLDIKVWIAQIKYYLFLGKHPHMHGTYNPLQFASYLFFYIILFVICLTGLILYVHVYHEGLGGFLYEPMRVVETWMGGLANVRQIHHIAMWIIFIFMVIHIYMAVFNAIKGKDGAMDAIVSGYKFPKEK from the coding sequence ATGAAAAGTAGTAAAAAACATATCGCTGAGTATGAATTTAGCATAGGACTTCGTCTTACACACTGGATTAGAGCTATAGCTATTGTAGTTTTGAGTGTAAGCGGATTTTACCTAGCTTATGTATTTGTTAGTCCAGTTATAACTGGTGAGCCTATAAATTTTATGAACGCTAAATGGCGTGCAGTTCATCAAGTTGCTGGGTTTATATTGATTGGTTGCTTTATCTTTAAGTTCTATCTATTTTTCTTTGATAAACAAAGCCATATTGAAAGAGTGAGTGTAAAGGATTTTTTAGATATTAAAGTTTGGATTGCTCAAATTAAATATTATCTATTTTTAGGTAAGCATCCGCATATGCATGGGACATATAATCCATTGCAATTTGCATCTTATCTATTCTTTTATATTATTCTTTTTGTTATCTGTCTTACAGGATTAATCTTATATGTGCATGTGTATCATGAAGGACTTGGCGGATTTTTGTATGAGCCTATGAGAGTTGTTGAGACTTGGATGGGTGGTTTAGCAAATGTACGCCAAATTCACCATATCGCTATGTGGATTATCTTTATCTTTATGGTAATTCATATTTATATGGCAGTATTTAATGCTATAAAAGGCAAAGATGGCGCTATGGATGCGATAGTTAGCGGCTACAAATTCCCAAAAGAGAAGTAG
- a CDS encoding nickel-dependent hydrogenase large subunit, protein MSEQRIVVDPITRIEGHLRVEVIVDENNVVKEAYSGSTLWRGIEVIVKGRDPRDAGFMTQRICGVCTFSHYRAGIEAVEDALKIVPPLNAKLTRTLMNAALFMHDHPVHFYQLHALDFVDVVSALSADPLKASQEAFKYCDTPYACGADQLKLVQDKVKKFVEKGNLGPFANAYWGHSTYKFTPEQNLIALSHYLECLRLQRTIAQAMAVFGAKQPHPQSLTVGGVTCVMDLQSPARLGEYMVKFQEMADFINRAYWPDLVMAAKAYANEPSVVNDIGTPNLMTYQDFQIGANEYLFDGGYILNGDISKVFEVDENLITEEATRSWYKNDAPLHPYDGDTTPNYTGFKDAKTLNAKGEMEESKVFDIAGKYSWIKAPRYNSLPMQVGPIANIVVNYVKGNKNVVPVVDKFLAETGLPVSAVLSTLGRTACRMIEAKIIADNALKALNNLIENLKVDDSTCAKYQIDANKEYKGRFIGNVPRGMLSHWCRIKNGVIENWQAVVPSTWNASPKDAKGQMASYEACLIGLKIADLKQPLEIVRKIHSYDPCIACAVHVMDTKGNELSSYKVNPNLI, encoded by the coding sequence ATGAGCGAACAAAGAATAGTAGTAGATCCTATTACAAGAATTGAAGGCCATCTTCGTGTAGAAGTAATTGTAGATGAAAATAATGTAGTTAAAGAGGCTTATAGTGGCTCAACTCTTTGGCGTGGTATTGAGGTAATTGTAAAAGGTAGAGATCCTAGAGATGCTGGATTTATGACACAAAGAATTTGTGGTGTATGTACATTTTCGCACTATAGAGCAGGTATAGAGGCTGTAGAAGATGCTCTAAAAATAGTCCCTCCGCTAAATGCAAAACTAACTAGAACTCTTATGAATGCAGCTTTATTTATGCATGACCATCCAGTGCATTTTTATCAACTTCATGCGCTTGATTTTGTTGATGTAGTAAGCGCATTAAGTGCAGATCCACTAAAAGCTAGCCAAGAAGCATTTAAATATTGCGATACTCCATATGCATGTGGTGCAGATCAGTTAAAGCTAGTTCAAGATAAGGTAAAAAAATTCGTAGAAAAAGGTAATCTTGGGCCATTTGCTAATGCTTATTGGGGACACTCTACATATAAATTTACTCCAGAGCAAAACCTAATTGCTCTAAGTCACTATCTTGAGTGCTTAAGACTTCAAAGAACAATCGCTCAAGCTATGGCTGTATTTGGTGCTAAACAGCCTCATCCACAAAGTCTAACTGTAGGCGGCGTAACATGCGTTATGGATCTTCAAAGCCCAGCAAGATTAGGTGAGTATATGGTTAAATTCCAAGAGATGGCTGACTTTATTAATCGTGCTTATTGGCCAGATCTTGTAATGGCTGCTAAAGCTTATGCAAATGAACCAAGCGTGGTAAATGATATTGGTACGCCAAATTTAATGACATATCAAGATTTCCAAATTGGTGCTAATGAGTATCTATTTGATGGTGGATATATCTTAAATGGTGATATCTCTAAAGTATTTGAAGTAGATGAAAATTTAATAACAGAAGAAGCTACTCGTTCATGGTATAAAAATGATGCACCACTTCATCCATATGATGGTGATACAACGCCAAATTATACAGGTTTTAAAGATGCTAAAACTCTAAATGCTAAAGGCGAGATGGAAGAGTCAAAAGTATTTGATATTGCTGGTAAATATAGCTGGATTAAAGCCCCAAGATATAACTCACTTCCAATGCAAGTAGGGCCAATTGCAAATATAGTAGTAAATTATGTAAAAGGCAATAAAAATGTAGTTCCAGTAGTGGATAAATTCCTAGCTGAAACTGGCTTGCCAGTAAGTGCTGTTTTATCTACTTTAGGTAGAACTGCATGCAGAATGATTGAGGCAAAAATCATTGCTGATAATGCTCTAAAAGCACTAAATAATCTAATTGAGAATTTAAAAGTTGATGATAGCACATGTGCTAAATATCAAATTGATGCCAATAAAGAGTATAAAGGTAGATTTATAGGTAATGTGCCAAGAGGTATGTTAAGCCACTGGTGTAGAATTAAAAATGGCGTGATTGAAAATTGGCAAGCTGTAGTTCCATCTACATGGAACGCAAGTCCAAAAGATGCAAAAGGACAGATGGCTAGCTATGAAGCGTGCTTAATCGGCTTGAAAATTGCTGATTTAAAACAGCCTTTAGAGATAGTGCGTAAAATCCACTCATATGACCCATGTATTGCTTGTGCGGTTCATGTAATGGATACAAAAGGCAATGAATTAAGTAGCTATAAAGTAAATCCGAATTTAATCTAA
- a CDS encoding hydrogenase small subunit has product MVDNRNLSTIQNRLAELAKLPKMKENSSIMEVLSEHGFTRRDFMKWAGAMTALMALPASFAPMVAQAAELSDRLPVIWLHMAECTGCSESLLRSDAPTIDSLIFDYISLEYHETVMAAAGWQAEENLEHAIQKYKGKYVLMVEGGIPDGDSAFYLTVGPKGTTGREHAIHASDNALAIFAIGTCSSFGGIQAAAPNPTNAQPLHKITNKPVINVPGCPPSEKNIVGNVLNFLLFGTLPALDVYNRPKWAYGLRIHDLCERRGRFDAGEFVQEFGDQGAKDGYCLYKVGCKGPYTFNNCSRERFNQHTSWPIQAGHGCIGCSEPDFWDQMGPFEVPLGDRLYHTVFDGLGADAISDKIGIGVLAITGVAVAAHALIATATKEKE; this is encoded by the coding sequence ATGGTAGATAATCGCAATCTAAGCACCATACAAAACAGGCTAGCAGAATTAGCCAAACTTCCTAAAATGAAAGAAAATAGTTCTATTATGGAAGTATTAAGCGAGCATGGTTTTACTCGTCGTGACTTTATGAAATGGGCTGGGGCTATGACAGCTCTTATGGCTCTACCTGCAAGTTTTGCGCCGATGGTAGCTCAAGCTGCTGAGCTTAGCGATAGGCTTCCAGTTATTTGGTTACATATGGCAGAGTGTACAGGATGTAGTGAGAGTCTTTTAAGAAGTGATGCTCCAACCATTGATAGTTTAATTTTTGATTATATTAGTTTAGAGTATCATGAGACAGTTATGGCAGCAGCTGGCTGGCAAGCTGAAGAAAATCTAGAACACGCTATACAAAAATATAAAGGAAAATATGTCTTAATGGTAGAAGGCGGTATTCCAGATGGTGATAGTGCATTTTATCTAACAGTAGGACCAAAAGGAACAACAGGTAGAGAGCATGCAATTCATGCTAGTGATAATGCTCTTGCTATTTTTGCTATTGGTACATGCTCTAGCTTTGGCGGTATCCAAGCAGCGGCTCCAAACCCTACAAATGCTCAGCCACTTCATAAGATTACAAATAAACCAGTAATTAATGTCCCAGGCTGTCCTCCAAGTGAAAAAAATATCGTTGGTAATGTGCTTAACTTCTTGTTATTTGGTACTCTTCCAGCGCTTGATGTATATAATAGACCAAAATGGGCTTATGGTCTTAGAATTCACGATCTATGCGAAAGACGCGGTAGATTTGACGCTGGTGAATTTGTACAAGAATTTGGCGATCAAGGTGCAAAAGATGGATATTGTCTATATAAAGTAGGTTGTAAAGGTCCATATACATTTAATAACTGCTCTCGTGAGAGATTTAACCAACACACAAGTTGGCCAATTCAAGCAGGTCACGGCTGTATCGGCTGTTCTGAGCCAGATTTTTGGGATCAGATGGGGCCATTTGAGGTGCCACTAGGCGATAGATTATATCATACTGTATTTGATGGGCTTGGTGCTGATGCAATAAGCGATAAAATTGGTATAGGTGTATTAGCAATCACAGGTGTAGCCGTCGCAGCTCACGCACTTATCGCTACTGCAACAAAAGAGAAGGAGTAA
- the fumC gene encoding class II fumarate hydratase — MDFRIEKDTMGEIKVPNDKYWGAQTERSLENFKIGKGTMPSEVIEGFAYLKKACAIVNNKLGRLDDAKTNAISQACDEILEGKLDGNFPLVVWQTGSGTQSNMNLNEVIANRATEILGSDFRTQKLVHPNDDVNKGQSSNDTYPTAMRIAFVLEIAKQLIPAIDTLYATLDAKAKEFANLVKIGRTHLQDATPLTLGQEFSGYAHMLKASKDQILATIPFLEELAIGGTAVGTGLNSHPDFSPMVSEVLNDITKTKFSFKSHPNKFHGLTSHDAEVFLSGALNGLGSNLMKIANDIRWLASGPRCGIGEINIPENEPGSSIMPGKVNPTQCEAVTMVAVQVAGNHVSVAMGASQGNFELNVFKPVIAHNILESIRLLSDSMISFNDHCAVGITANVEKIDKLLHESLMLVTALNPHIGYENAAKIAKTAHKNGTTLKAEAINLGLLTAEQFDAWVRPEDMIAPKK, encoded by the coding sequence ATGGATTTTCGTATAGAAAAAGACACTATGGGCGAGATTAAAGTCCCTAATGATAAGTATTGGGGAGCTCAAACTGAAAGAAGTTTAGAAAACTTCAAAATCGGTAAAGGCACAATGCCTTCAGAGGTTATAGAGGGTTTTGCATATCTTAAAAAAGCTTGCGCTATTGTAAATAATAAACTTGGCCGCCTTGATGATGCTAAGACTAATGCTATATCTCAAGCTTGTGATGAGATTTTAGAAGGCAAACTAGATGGCAATTTCCCACTTGTAGTGTGGCAAACAGGTAGCGGTACTCAATCTAATATGAATTTAAATGAGGTAATTGCAAATCGTGCTACTGAAATTTTAGGTAGTGATTTTAGAACTCAAAAATTAGTACATCCAAATGATGATGTAAATAAAGGTCAAAGCTCAAATGATACATATCCAACAGCGATGAGAATTGCATTTGTGCTTGAGATTGCTAAGCAACTAATCCCAGCAATTGATACTTTATATGCTACACTTGATGCAAAAGCTAAAGAGTTTGCAAACCTTGTAAAAATCGGTAGAACACACCTACAAGATGCAACTCCATTAACTCTAGGCCAAGAGTTTAGCGGCTATGCTCATATGCTAAAAGCTAGCAAAGATCAAATCTTAGCTACAATTCCATTTCTTGAAGAGTTAGCAATCGGCGGAACTGCAGTTGGTACAGGTCTTAATAGTCATCCAGATTTTAGCCCAATGGTAAGTGAAGTATTAAACGATATTACAAAAACTAAATTTAGTTTTAAATCTCATCCAAATAAATTTCATGGATTAACAAGTCATGATGCTGAGGTATTTTTAAGTGGTGCATTAAATGGTCTTGGTTCAAATTTAATGAAAATCGCAAATGATATTAGATGGTTAGCAAGTGGCCCAAGATGTGGTATTGGTGAGATTAATATCCCAGAAAATGAACCAGGTAGCTCAATTATGCCAGGTAAGGTAAATCCAACTCAGTGCGAAGCTGTAACAATGGTAGCTGTTCAAGTAGCAGGTAATCATGTAAGCGTAGCAATGGGCGCAAGTCAAGGTAACTTTGAACTAAATGTATTTAAGCCAGTAATTGCTCATAATATCTTAGAGAGCATTAGATTATTAAGCGATTCTATGATTAGCTTTAATGATCATTGTGCTGTAGGTATTACTGCAAATGTAGAAAAAATAGATAAACTACTTCATGAAAGCTTAATGCTAGTAACTGCATTAAATCCACATATCGGATATGAAAACGCAGCTAAAATAGCCAAAACTGCTCATAAAAATGGAACAACTCTAAAAGCTGAGGCTATAAATTTAGGTCTTTTAACAGCTGAGCAATTTGACGCTTGGGTAAGACCTGAAGATATGATTGCACCTAAGAAATAG
- a CDS encoding valine--tRNA ligase, with amino-acid sequence MAEFYDAKIVEEKFYKICEDRGYFEIDGNKNIQEDGKTFCIMMPPPNVTGVLHIGHALTFTLQDIITRYKRMDGYKTLWQPGLDHAGIATQNVVEKQLLAQGITKEELGRDEFLKKTWEWKEKSGGTIVYQMRRLGITPAWSRERFTMDEGLKNSVKKAFVNLYNKGLIIRGNYMVNWCTHDGALSDVEVEHKANKGKLYHLKYPLADEKSKFVIVATTRPETYFGDTAVMVNPDDNRYKELIGKEVILPLINRKIKIIADSHVDSEFGTGVVKVTPAHDVNDYEVGKRHNLEFITIFDEKGILNEYCAEFEGLERLEARDKIVQKLQDEGFVEKIEDYENQVGYCYRCKNVVEPYISKQWFVKSQIADEAIKSVNEGKAKFYPSHWINSFNAWMRELKDWCISRQLWWGHQIPVFYCDCGHEWADENEPLQCPKCNGVKFTQDPDVLDTWFSSGLWPFSTLGWGNGNALKGQKWNEGDLSEFYPNTMLITGFDILFFWVARMMFQSNNALGELPFKDIYLHALVKDKDGKKMSKSSGNIIDPLNMIDEFSADILRFTLTILCVQGRDIRMSNEQMVLSRNFTNKLYNASKFLLMNADKFSDFDENAISTKLGKYMLNRFKIAVNETRKALDSYRFNDAADRVYKFLWDEFCDWGIELSKADKSAISELGMIFKESMKLLSPFMPFISEYLYHELSGSNLENSQSIMISKYPKSSQIDNNIIAEFELIIEAIISIRRAKATIDQGNAKIAKAFIKLNSNLDISSYLSFIKLLAKCQDVEITEDIISNSARDVSENLESFVPLAGVDTTAIIARLNSQKTKLEKEIAKLENMLNNEKFIANAPQNVLETNRQGLAAAKDKLAKVVNELGNLT; translated from the coding sequence ATGGCTGAATTTTATGATGCGAAAATAGTAGAAGAGAAATTTTATAAAATTTGCGAAGATCGTGGATATTTTGAAATTGATGGAAATAAAAATATTCAAGAAGATGGCAAAACATTTTGCATTATGATGCCACCACCAAATGTTACTGGTGTTTTACACATTGGACATGCATTAACATTTACTTTACAAGATATAATTACTCGATATAAAAGAATGGATGGCTATAAAACCCTATGGCAACCAGGTCTTGACCACGCAGGAATCGCTACGCAAAATGTAGTTGAAAAGCAGCTACTAGCTCAAGGTATAACCAAAGAGGAGTTAGGCAGAGATGAATTTCTTAAAAAAACATGGGAATGGAAAGAAAAAAGCGGTGGCACTATAGTCTATCAAATGAGACGCCTAGGTATAACCCCAGCATGGTCTAGAGAGAGATTTACTATGGATGAAGGGCTTAAAAACTCGGTTAAAAAAGCCTTTGTAAATCTATATAATAAAGGGCTAATAATTCGTGGTAACTATATGGTTAATTGGTGTACTCATGATGGAGCATTAAGTGATGTAGAAGTAGAACATAAAGCAAATAAAGGCAAACTATACCACTTAAAATATCCATTAGCCGATGAAAAATCTAAATTTGTAATAGTTGCTACAACTAGACCAGAAACATATTTTGGCGATACTGCTGTAATGGTAAATCCAGATGATAACAGATATAAAGAATTAATTGGCAAAGAGGTTATACTGCCACTAATTAATCGTAAAATTAAGATTATTGCTGATAGCCATGTTGACAGTGAGTTTGGTACTGGCGTGGTTAAAGTTACTCCAGCTCACGATGTTAATGATTATGAAGTAGGAAAACGCCATAACTTAGAGTTTATCACCATCTTTGATGAAAAAGGGATTTTAAACGAGTATTGTGCTGAGTTTGAAGGATTAGAAAGATTAGAAGCTAGAGATAAGATCGTTCAAAAGTTACAAGATGAGGGCTTTGTAGAAAAAATAGAAGATTATGAAAACCAAGTTGGATATTGCTATAGATGTAAAAATGTAGTTGAACCATATATATCTAAGCAATGGTTTGTAAAATCTCAAATCGCAGATGAAGCCATCAAAAGCGTCAATGAAGGTAAGGCTAAATTCTACCCATCACATTGGATAAACAGCTTTAATGCTTGGATGAGAGAGCTTAAAGATTGGTGTATATCTCGTCAGCTTTGGTGGGGGCATCAAATTCCGGTATTTTACTGCGATTGCGGCCATGAGTGGGCTGATGAAAATGAGCCTTTACAATGTCCAAAATGTAATGGAGTTAAATTTACTCAAGACCCAGATGTGCTTGATACTTGGTTTAGTTCAGGATTATGGCCATTTAGTACGCTTGGGTGGGGAAATGGCAATGCCTTAAAAGGTCAAAAATGGAACGAAGGCGACTTGAGTGAATTTTATCCAAATACAATGTTAATAACTGGTTTTGATATATTATTCTTCTGGGTTGCTAGAATGATGTTTCAAAGCAACAATGCTTTAGGAGAGTTGCCATTTAAAGATATATACTTACACGCATTAGTAAAAGACAAAGATGGTAAAAAGATGAGTAAAAGTAGTGGCAACATAATTGATCCACTAAATATGATAGATGAATTTTCTGCTGATATTTTACGCTTTACTCTAACTATATTATGCGTTCAAGGGCGTGATATTAGAATGAGTAATGAACAAATGGTACTAAGTAGAAACTTTACTAACAAACTATATAATGCTAGTAAATTCCTACTAATGAATGCTGATAAATTTAGCGATTTTGATGAAAATGCAATTAGCACAAAACTTGGCAAATATATGCTAAATCGTTTTAAAATTGCCGTAAATGAGACTAGAAAAGCACTTGATAGTTATAGATTTAATGATGCTGCTGATAGGGTTTATAAGTTTTTATGGGATGAATTTTGTGATTGGGGTATTGAACTTAGCAAGGCTGATAAAAGCGCAATTAGCGAGCTAGGAATGATATTTAAAGAGAGTATGAAGCTGCTTAGTCCATTTATGCCATTTATTAGCGAATATCTATATCACGAACTAAGTGGATCAAATTTAGAAAATAGCCAATCTATTATGATATCTAAATATCCAAAATCTAGTCAGATAGATAATAATATTATAGCTGAATTTGAGCTTATTATTGAGGCTATTATTAGCATTCGCCGCGCTAAAGCTACAATCGATCAAGGTAATGCTAAGATTGCTAAAGCCTTTATCAAACTAAATAGCAATCTTGATATTAGTAGCTATCTAAGCTTTATCAAACTACTTGCTAAATGTCAAGATGTAGAGATAACAGAAGATATTATCAGCAACTCTGCTAGAGATGTAAGTGAGAATTTAGAAAGTTTCGTACCACTTGCTGGAGTAGATACAACTGCTATTATAGCGCGTCTAAATAGTCAAAAAACAAAACTAGAAAAAGAGATAGCTAAGCTTGAAAATATGCTAAATAATGAGAAATTTATAGCAAACGCACCACAAAATGTGCTTGAAACCAATCGTCAAGGACTAGCAGCTGCTAAAGATAAATTAGCAAAAGTAGTTAATGAATTAGGCAATTTAACATAA
- a CDS encoding methionine ABC transporter ATP-binding protein produces MIRIKNLKKYYDKHLTINDVSCEIKPGEIFAIVGHSGAGKSTLLRCINGLEGYQDGSLKVFDKEISQLNEQGLRELRKDIGMIFQHFALMSRKTVFENVAMPLVMWGWNKNDIKDRVEELLKLVGLESKANSYPSQLSGGQKQRVAIARALALKPKILLSDEATSALDPNTTKQILSLLAKINQTLGITIVIVTHEMDVVKSIANRAILLEGGVITNSGSIVELFLNPNENMKKFLGEEEILPNDGVNIKIFFPPDVAMHSIITHMARELNIDFNIVWGKLEKLGDKVLGSLVINVEPKDELKVEEFIKSKGALYEIIKEIK; encoded by the coding sequence TTGATACGCATAAAAAACCTAAAAAAATATTATGATAAACATCTTACTATAAATGATGTTAGTTGTGAGATAAAGCCTGGTGAAATTTTTGCTATTGTTGGTCACAGCGGAGCTGGAAAAAGCACGCTTTTACGCTGCATTAATGGGCTTGAAGGTTATCAAGATGGCAGTCTAAAAGTATTTGATAAAGAAATTTCGCAACTAAATGAGCAAGGTCTAAGAGAGTTAAGAAAAGATATAGGGATGATTTTTCAACACTTTGCTTTGATGAGTAGAAAGACCGTATTTGAAAATGTTGCTATGCCATTAGTTATGTGGGGATGGAATAAAAATGATATTAAAGATAGGGTTGAGGAGTTGCTAAAACTAGTCGGCCTAGAATCAAAGGCAAATAGCTATCCAAGCCAGTTAAGTGGTGGTCAAAAACAAAGAGTAGCCATAGCTAGAGCCTTAGCACTAAAACCAAAAATCCTCCTAAGCGATGAGGCTACTAGCGCACTAGATCCAAATACTACAAAGCAAATTCTATCTTTACTTGCTAAAATCAATCAAACTTTAGGTATTACTATAGTTATTGTTACTCACGAGATGGATGTGGTAAAAAGCATAGCAAATAGAGCTATCTTGCTTGAAGGTGGAGTTATAACCAACTCTGGAAGTATTGTTGAGCTATTTTTAAATCCAAATGAAAATATGAAAAAATTCCTTGGTGAAGAGGAGATTTTGCCTAATGATGGAGTAAATATTAAGATATTTTTCCCACCTGATGTAGCTATGCATAGTATAATAACACATATGGCAAGAGAGTTAAATATCGATTTTAACATAGTTTGGGGCAAACTTGAAAAGCTTGGAGATAAAGTTTTAGGTAGTTTAGTTATCAATGTAGAGCCAAAAGATGAACTAAAAGTAGAGGAATTTATCAAAAGCAAAGGCGCACTATATGAGATTATAAAGGAGATAAAATGA
- a CDS encoding methionine ABC transporter permease codes for MIAKLLLEATLDTLYMTFVSTFLAFIIGLGLAIILVITNKNGLKPNKAIYNALDIIVNTLRSFPFIILIIVLFPFTKFIVGTSIGTTATIVPLTIGSAPFIARLIENAMNEVDHGIIEAALSYGATKTQIIFKVIFIEALPSIINAITLTLIVVIGFTAMAGAVGGGGLGDVAMRYGFQRFRPDIMAYTVIILIAMVQIIQSSGNFLYKITKK; via the coding sequence ATGATAGCAAAATTACTACTTGAAGCAACACTTGATACTTTATATATGACATTTGTATCTACATTTTTAGCCTTTATAATTGGGCTTGGATTAGCTATTATTTTGGTTATAACTAATAAAAATGGCCTAAAACCAAATAAAGCAATATACAACGCATTGGATATTATAGTAAATACACTAAGAAGTTTTCCATTTATTATTCTTATAATTGTCCTATTTCCATTTACTAAATTTATTGTTGGCACCAGTATTGGCACTACTGCAACTATTGTTCCACTTACCATTGGCTCAGCGCCATTTATTGCTAGATTAATAGAAAATGCTATGAATGAAGTAGATCATGGAATCATAGAAGCAGCCCTAAGCTATGGAGCTACCAAAACACAAATAATATTTAAAGTCATATTTATAGAGGCCTTACCAAGCATTATAAATGCCATAACTCTTACATTAATAGTAGTAATTGGCTTTACAGCCATGGCTGGTGCCGTAGGTGGTGGCGGACTTGGCGATGTAGCTATGAGATATGGATTTCAACGCTTTAGACCAGATATTATGGCCTATACAGTTATTATATTAATTGCAATGGTTCAAATAATTCAAAGCAGTGGTAATTTCTTATATAAAATTACTAAAAAATAA
- the thiD gene encoding bifunctional hydroxymethylpyrimidine kinase/phosphomethylpyrimidine kinase: protein MKKVLSIAGSDPSGGAGIQADIKTITAHKLYAMAVIVSLTAQNTTAVSGVLDCLPEFVESQIDSVLSDITPDAIKLGMLSNANIMHSVAKMLKQYNCKNIVLDPVMVATTGGRLMDDNALGVYIDELFALARVVTPNLPEASVLSGIEIKNIDDMRAAAIKISSYGCQSVLIKGGHFVGNATDLLYENGEFTEFSAIKIDTKNTHGTGCTLSSAIACNIASGLSVKDSVKNAKDYVTNALKNTIAIGHGNGPINHCWIL from the coding sequence ATGAAAAAAGTACTATCTATAGCAGGCTCAGATCCATCAGGAGGAGCTGGGATTCAAGCTGATATAAAGACAATAACTGCTCATAAGCTCTATGCAATGGCTGTTATAGTTTCATTAACTGCGCAAAATACTACAGCAGTAAGTGGCGTTTTAGACTGTTTGCCTGAGTTTGTAGAATCGCAAATTGATTCAGTTTTAAGCGATATAACTCCAGATGCTATTAAGCTAGGAATGCTCTCAAATGCAAATATTATGCATTCAGTTGCTAAGATGTTAAAACAATACAATTGTAAAAATATCGTATTAGATCCAGTAATGGTGGCTACTACTGGTGGAAGATTGATGGATGATAATGCTCTTGGTGTTTATATTGATGAGCTTTTTGCTCTAGCTAGAGTAGTTACGCCGAATTTACCAGAAGCTAGTGTATTAAGCGGTATAGAGATAAAAAATATAGATGATATGAGAGCTGCAGCTATAAAAATTAGTAGCTATGGATGTCAAAGTGTTTTGATAAAAGGTGGTCATTTTGTAGGTAATGCTACTGATTTACTATATGAAAATGGTGAATTTACTGAGTTTAGTGCTATTAAGATAGATACGAAAAATACTCATGGTACTGGATGTACGCTCTCATCAGCCATAGCGTGTAATATCGCTAGTGGATTAAGTGTAAAAGATTCAGTTAAAAATGCTAAAGATTATGTAACAAATGCACTTAAAAACACAATAGCAATAGGACATGGAAATGGGCCTATTAATCACTGTTGGATTTTATAA